The Noviherbaspirillum saxi genome includes a window with the following:
- a CDS encoding YheT family hydrolase yields MNYPAPSWLPGGHLQTIYPAKCIPKPNVNFRRERWPTPDGDFIDVDFVDGKRGQPFVVLFHGLEGSSDSHYARSLMAQAAALGWSGAVPHFRGCSGELNHAPRFYHSGDAGEVDWIIRRLHALRKTQDPAAKFYASGVSLGGNALLRWLGESQQQANIIDAACAVSAPLDLAGGGAALSRGFNMIYTRVFLQTLKPKCMQKLKQFPGLFDQETMLRARNLYEFDNIVTAPLHGYRDTDDYWHRASAKHVLSDITVPTLVLNAKNDPFLPAHHLPRSASSSVTLDYPAEGGHVGFAIGGLPGRLDWLPRRITDFLQAA; encoded by the coding sequence ATGAACTATCCTGCTCCTTCCTGGCTGCCCGGCGGACATCTGCAAACGATCTACCCGGCCAAATGCATTCCCAAGCCGAATGTGAATTTCCGGCGCGAACGCTGGCCGACACCGGACGGAGATTTCATCGATGTCGATTTTGTCGACGGCAAGCGCGGGCAACCCTTTGTCGTTTTATTCCATGGCCTGGAAGGTTCTTCCGACAGCCACTATGCACGCTCGCTGATGGCGCAAGCGGCCGCACTCGGCTGGTCGGGCGCAGTGCCGCATTTTCGCGGCTGCTCGGGCGAACTCAACCATGCACCGCGCTTCTATCATTCCGGCGATGCCGGCGAAGTCGACTGGATCATCCGGCGCTTGCATGCGCTGCGCAAGACACAGGATCCCGCCGCAAAATTTTATGCCAGCGGCGTGTCGCTCGGCGGTAATGCGCTACTGCGCTGGCTAGGCGAATCGCAGCAGCAGGCAAATATCATCGACGCCGCGTGCGCGGTCTCCGCACCGCTCGATCTGGCCGGTGGCGGTGCTGCACTGTCACGCGGTTTCAACATGATTTACACACGCGTCTTCCTGCAAACGCTCAAGCCGAAATGCATGCAAAAGCTGAAGCAGTTTCCGGGCTTGTTCGATCAGGAAACCATGCTGCGTGCGCGCAACCTCTACGAGTTCGACAATATCGTGACGGCACCCCTGCATGGCTATCGCGATACCGACGACTACTGGCATCGCGCCAGCGCAAAGCATGTACTGAGCGACATCACGGTGCCGACGCTGGTATTGAACGCGAAGAACGACCCCTTTCTGCCCGCGCATCATTTGCCGCGATCGGCATCGTCGAGCGTAACGCTCGACTATCCTGCAGAGGGCGGGCATGTCGGTTTTGCGATCGGCGGATTGCCGGGCCGCCTCGATTGGCTGCCAAGGCGCATAACGGATTTTCTGCAAGCCGCGTGA
- a CDS encoding DUF2946 family protein — MDEIVKQAMTKWPNVPHCYGWLGLDARGVWRMRDERAQTLRLPGDKIANAALLGFINRNYTSDEQGRWYFQNGPQRVYVNLEATPYIARTDPSHGFVLHTGDPLAAVDEAWLTDGGQLVFRSGQKIVLVDDRDMAQCLPFLRSGGNVISDEELLAWLEDKGKSGKLDFDDGRRRTSVGYLRRDALAERFNFVSAPQPDGKPAA, encoded by the coding sequence ATGGACGAGATCGTCAAGCAGGCAATGACCAAATGGCCGAACGTACCGCACTGCTACGGCTGGCTGGGGCTCGATGCGCGCGGCGTCTGGCGCATGCGCGATGAGCGCGCGCAGACACTGCGCCTGCCGGGCGACAAGATAGCGAATGCCGCGCTGCTGGGATTCATCAACCGCAACTACACTTCGGATGAACAGGGGCGATGGTATTTCCAGAACGGGCCGCAAAGGGTGTATGTGAACCTGGAAGCGACGCCCTATATTGCGCGCACCGATCCATCCCATGGCTTTGTGCTGCATACGGGCGATCCGCTGGCGGCGGTCGATGAGGCATGGCTCACCGATGGCGGGCAACTGGTATTCCGGAGTGGACAGAAAATCGTGCTGGTCGACGACCGAGATATGGCGCAATGCCTGCCCTTCTTGCGATCAGGCGGGAACGTCATCAGCGACGAAGAATTGCTTGCCTGGCTTGAAGACAAGGGCAAGTCAGGCAAGCTCGATTTCGACGATGGTAGGCGGCGCACTTCAGTCGGATATCTCCGGCGCGATGCGCTCGCGGAACGTTTTAATTTTGTCAGCGCGCCGCAACCCGACGGCAAGCCCGCAGCATAG
- a CDS encoding zinc-finger domain-containing protein has translation MTQAQQQQNMSYVELDGKDLPAHCPNPAMPIWSSHPRVFISLDHHGEGKCSYCGTVYRLKPGAVVKGH, from the coding sequence ATGACCCAAGCACAGCAGCAACAGAACATGAGTTACGTCGAACTCGACGGCAAGGATCTTCCCGCACACTGCCCTAACCCGGCCATGCCGATCTGGTCTTCGCATCCGCGCGTCTTTATCTCACTGGATCACCACGGCGAAGGCAAGTGTTCGTATTGCGGCACCGTCTATCGCCTCAAGCCGGGTGCGGTAGTGAAAGGACATTAA
- a CDS encoding YybH family protein, producing the protein MPTFNKILETPEETEAAFYEAISRADVDAVMALWADEEDIVCIHPGAPRLVGHASIRTAWESIFEQGGVHIRPVQLHVTQNMLTSVHNIIEEVHRTVSRQRDIHILATNVYVKTHMGWRIVTHHASVVPGEAPPDISVSALLH; encoded by the coding sequence ATGCCTACATTCAACAAAATACTCGAAACCCCTGAAGAAACCGAAGCGGCATTCTATGAAGCGATCAGCCGTGCCGATGTGGATGCCGTGATGGCGCTTTGGGCGGATGAAGAAGACATCGTCTGCATCCATCCCGGCGCGCCGCGTCTGGTTGGCCATGCATCGATCCGCACGGCTTGGGAATCGATTTTTGAACAAGGCGGCGTACACATACGGCCGGTACAACTGCATGTCACGCAAAACATGCTGACCTCCGTGCACAACATCATCGAGGAAGTCCATCGCACGGTGTCCCGCCAGCGCGACATACACATCCTTGCGACCAATGTCTATGTCAAGACGCATATGGGCTGGCGGATCGTGACGCACCACGCGTCGGTAGTGCCGGGCGAAGCGCCGCCCGATATTTCGGTGAGTGCATTGCTGCATTGA
- a CDS encoding M48 family metalloprotease gives MRAMTALTLAAALVFPAWHPSVATAQNLPSLGDTEREALSPLMERKLGEQIMREIRRDRDFLDDDPTLEYLNNFGTNLLAVQPEARGEALYDFYFFAVRDSMLNAFALPGGFIGVHSALVLAAQNESELASVMAHEIGHVSQRHIARMLGKQKQDALIPLAAAVLAALAARSSPDTSAALLMGGQGVAIQRQLNFSRDAEREADRVGLQILRDAGYDTSGMIAFFGRMQNATRSYTDSAPAYLRSHPLTTERMADIEARTRNQRYRQRADSLDFHLIRARLRILQDPSSHGLRTASTDFDNQLQLKTRMQVVSAKYGQAVIALRQGNAGKAQALLQEVYAAAQGPSAPVQSPVLSSLAIEIKLAVNDVDAALKEAESAKAKFPLSRGIARQYTDALIRAGRNDEAANYLRDQIQLYRTDAKLQDQLARAYAAQGKQALQHLALAEAYAINGAMPAAIDQLGIARRAPDASFYDQAVIDARERELKARWMEEMKEARER, from the coding sequence CGCTGGCAGCCGCGCTTGTCTTCCCTGCCTGGCATCCCTCCGTGGCAACTGCCCAAAACCTTCCCAGCCTCGGCGACACCGAGCGCGAAGCCCTGTCCCCGTTAATGGAACGCAAGCTCGGCGAGCAGATCATGCGGGAAATCCGCCGTGACCGCGATTTCCTCGATGACGATCCGACGCTGGAATATCTGAACAATTTCGGCACCAATCTGTTGGCGGTGCAGCCGGAAGCGCGCGGCGAGGCGCTCTACGATTTTTACTTTTTCGCAGTACGCGATTCCATGCTCAATGCCTTCGCCTTGCCAGGCGGATTCATCGGCGTACATTCGGCCCTCGTACTTGCCGCCCAGAACGAGTCCGAACTGGCCTCGGTAATGGCGCATGAAATCGGTCACGTCTCCCAGCGGCATATCGCACGCATGCTGGGCAAGCAAAAGCAGGATGCACTGATTCCTTTGGCTGCGGCCGTCCTGGCTGCCTTGGCTGCGCGCTCCAGCCCCGATACTTCGGCGGCCTTGCTGATGGGTGGGCAGGGCGTTGCCATCCAGCGGCAACTCAATTTCAGCCGCGATGCCGAGCGTGAGGCCGACCGGGTCGGGCTGCAGATTTTGCGGGATGCAGGCTACGATACGTCGGGCATGATCGCCTTCTTCGGGCGTATGCAGAATGCGACGCGGTCGTACACCGATTCGGCGCCGGCTTATCTGCGCTCGCACCCGTTGACGACCGAACGCATGGCAGACATCGAGGCGCGCACCCGTAATCAGCGTTACCGGCAACGCGCCGACAGCCTCGACTTTCATTTGATTCGCGCCCGTCTTCGCATCTTGCAGGATCCGTCCTCGCATGGATTGCGTACCGCTTCCACGGACTTCGACAATCAGTTGCAGCTCAAGACACGTATGCAAGTCGTGTCAGCCAAGTATGGTCAGGCCGTGATTGCGCTGCGACAGGGCAATGCCGGCAAAGCGCAAGCCTTGCTGCAGGAGGTATACGCAGCGGCCCAAGGACCTTCTGCTCCGGTGCAAAGTCCGGTACTGTCCAGCCTGGCGATCGAGATCAAGCTTGCAGTCAATGACGTGGACGCGGCATTGAAGGAAGCAGAAAGCGCCAAGGCAAAGTTTCCGCTTTCGCGCGGCATCGCAAGGCAATATACGGATGCACTGATACGCGCCGGTCGCAACGACGAGGCGGCGAATTACCTGCGCGACCAGATTCAGCTATACCGCACAGATGCCAAGCTGCAGGACCAGCTCGCGCGTGCCTATGCGGCGCAAGGAAAGCAGGCTCTGCAGCATCTGGCGTTGGCAGAGGCATATGCAATCAATGGCGCAATGCCGGCCGCAATCGACCAGCTAGGTATCGCGCGCCGGGCGCCTGATGCGTCGTTCTATGATCAGGCAGTGATCGATGCGCGCGAACGCGAGCTCAAGGCGCGCTGGATGGAAGAAATGAAGGAAGCGCGCGAACGTTAA
- a CDS encoding branched-chain amino acid transaminase — protein sequence MSMSDRDGKIWKDGELIDWRDATVHVLTHTLHYGMGVFEGVRAYKTDKGTAIFRLKEHTQRLFNSAKIFQLNIPFDMETIVQAQLQVVRENKLESCYLRPLVWIGSEKLGISAKGNTIHVAVAAWPWGAYLGEDGLAKGIRVKTSSFTRHHVNVSLVRAKACGYYINSILANQEALTDGYDEALLLDTEGYVSEGSGENVFIVKNGKIYTPDLASCLDGITRDAVLTMARDLGIEVIEKRITRDEMYCCDEAFFTGTAAEITPIRELDNRQIGEGKRGPITEKLQSLFFDVVAGKAPQYQHWLTLV from the coding sequence ATGTCCATGTCCGACCGCGATGGAAAAATCTGGAAAGACGGCGAACTCATCGACTGGCGCGACGCGACGGTGCATGTGCTCACTCATACACTGCACTATGGGATGGGCGTATTCGAAGGCGTGCGCGCCTACAAGACCGACAAGGGCACGGCGATTTTCCGCCTCAAGGAACATACGCAGCGCCTGTTCAATTCCGCCAAGATCTTCCAGTTGAATATTCCCTTCGACATGGAAACCATCGTGCAGGCGCAGCTTCAGGTGGTACGCGAAAACAAGCTCGAATCCTGCTACCTGCGTCCGCTGGTCTGGATCGGTTCCGAAAAGCTCGGCATTTCCGCCAAGGGCAACACCATCCACGTCGCCGTCGCCGCATGGCCGTGGGGCGCGTATCTCGGCGAAGACGGTCTGGCCAAGGGCATTCGCGTCAAGACGTCGTCCTTCACCCGCCATCACGTCAATGTCTCGCTGGTGCGCGCAAAGGCCTGCGGTTATTACATCAATTCGATTCTGGCCAATCAGGAAGCGCTGACCGACGGCTACGATGAAGCGCTGCTGCTCGATACCGAAGGCTATGTGTCGGAGGGTTCGGGTGAAAATGTTTTCATCGTCAAGAACGGCAAGATCTACACTCCTGACCTCGCCTCCTGCCTCGACGGTATTACGCGCGACGCGGTGCTGACCATGGCGCGCGACCTGGGTATCGAAGTCATCGAGAAGCGCATCACGCGCGATGAAATGTATTGCTGCGACGAAGCCTTCTTCACTGGCACCGCCGCAGAAATCACGCCGATCCGCGAACTCGATAACCGTCAGATCGGCGAAGGCAAGCGCGGCCCGATCACCGAAAAGCTGCAATCACTGTTCTTCGATGTCGTCGCAGGCAAGGCGCCGCAATACCAGCACTGGCTGACCCTGGTTTAA